In Numidum massiliense, a single genomic region encodes these proteins:
- a CDS encoding Gfo/Idh/MocA family protein, with amino-acid sequence MKQLNVGVVGAGSISAMHLGAYKNNKMVKISAVCDLNEQRARQKAAEYDIPDVYTDYNDLLADEMIDAVSICTWNNSHAEIAIAALEAGKHVLVEKPLCQTVAEAEQIEAAVHRSEQVLQVGFVRRFGTNVNVLKKFIDAGDLGDIYYAKTSCLRRLGNPGGWFADRERSGGGPLIDVGVHVIDLCWYLMGKPKVKSVSGNTYKKLGNRKNVENLSYYKAADYDPDLNTVEDMANAVIRFENGASLVVDVSFTLHAKEDELTVKLYGDKGGVEVEPQLLLVSEKHDTILNAVPQIDDLSFDFENGFQSEIDHFVHCCLGEQKTIAPVEDGVEIMKILCAIYESSEKEQEIYLN; translated from the coding sequence ATGAAACAATTAAATGTCGGTGTTGTTGGAGCGGGCTCTATTTCAGCCATGCATTTAGGAGCCTATAAAAACAATAAAATGGTGAAAATATCCGCTGTATGTGATCTTAATGAACAAAGAGCCCGGCAAAAAGCGGCTGAATATGACATTCCGGATGTTTACACCGATTATAATGACCTGCTCGCAGACGAAATGATTGATGCTGTCAGTATTTGTACGTGGAACAACTCGCACGCCGAAATTGCCATTGCGGCGCTGGAAGCCGGGAAGCACGTGCTCGTGGAAAAGCCGTTATGTCAAACGGTTGCCGAAGCAGAGCAAATCGAAGCGGCGGTGCACAGAAGCGAGCAAGTGCTGCAAGTCGGTTTTGTTCGCCGCTTCGGTACGAACGTCAACGTGTTAAAAAAATTTATTGACGCGGGCGACCTTGGAGACATTTATTATGCGAAGACGTCGTGTTTGCGCCGTTTAGGGAACCCGGGGGGCTGGTTTGCCGACCGCGAACGTTCGGGAGGCGGACCGTTGATTGACGTCGGCGTTCACGTGATCGACTTATGCTGGTATTTGATGGGCAAGCCAAAAGTAAAGTCGGTCAGCGGCAATACGTACAAAAAGCTCGGTAACCGGAAGAACGTAGAAAATTTGTCATACTATAAAGCGGCCGATTACGATCCCGATTTAAACACAGTAGAAGACATGGCTAACGCTGTCATTCGCTTTGAAAACGGGGCGTCGCTAGTTGTCGATGTCAGTTTTACGTTGCATGCGAAGGAAGATGAACTGACCGTCAAGTTATACGGTGACAAAGGCGGCGTAGAAGTGGAGCCACAACTGTTACTCGTTAGCGAAAAACACGATACGATCCTAAACGCCGTACCGCAAATCGACGATTTATCTTTTGACTTTGAAAATGGCTTTCAAAGTGAAATCGACCATTTTGTACATTGTTGTCTCGGTGAGCAGAAGACGATCGCACCGGTAGAAGACGGGGTTGAGATCATGAAAATATTGTGTGCGATTTATGAATCGAGCGAGAAAGAACAGGAAATTTATTTGAATTAA
- a CDS encoding DUF4127 family protein: protein MAKIVYLPLDERPCNYSYPQQLAAMTTLDFIVPERSLLGNKKEPADIPAIQEWLKEVTIDADYLIASIDLLVYGGIVPSRLHQLSMEQCLARLHILAQIKQANPKLKIYAYNLIMRTPAYDSSDEEPDYYEYHGRQLYLYGWLTDKAARGELTAAEETQLVEVKANLPGEYLDDFMSRRYVNSAINSNSIDLVSQGVVERLIIPLDDNSAYGFTAQEQRQLVFKVAEMNLMDRVAIYPGADEIGCTLFARVFCETMRYTPEIFVRYSSTLAPFIIPKLEDRTLNESIKHQLTAAGAVMADHSRDAHAILMVHAPAVGEANVADGQPFAERHASYYSEVNIPEFVHAIENYLGKGKLVALADVATINGSDSTLMDILSKLGLLADIAAYAGWNTMGNTLGTVIAHTVIESYYHTANRSNGCSVDRVTVRSSTRSNDSDRLKQSRVFYYSRLVEDWGYQAVVRGDVCENDLPSLGVTVRDLSSRQNQIEKIVAGKLETFVHKKLQQGCRDTITLSDVHLPWRRMFEVGFTLELQKNDSHLADHYL, encoded by the coding sequence GTGGCGAAAATTGTTTATTTACCGTTGGATGAACGTCCATGTAATTACTCGTATCCACAGCAATTAGCAGCGATGACCACGCTTGATTTCATCGTTCCCGAGCGGTCGTTACTCGGGAATAAAAAGGAGCCAGCCGACATACCAGCCATACAGGAATGGCTGAAAGAGGTGACGATCGACGCCGATTACCTTATTGCCTCGATCGATCTGCTCGTCTACGGGGGAATTGTCCCCTCTCGGTTGCACCAATTGTCTATGGAACAATGCTTAGCGCGTTTGCACATACTCGCACAAATTAAACAGGCGAATCCAAAGCTGAAGATTTACGCTTATAATCTCATCATGCGCACACCTGCTTACGACAGCAGCGATGAAGAACCGGATTACTATGAGTACCATGGCCGACAGTTGTATTTGTACGGGTGGCTGACAGACAAGGCGGCAAGAGGAGAATTGACAGCAGCAGAGGAGACGCAATTGGTAGAAGTTAAAGCTAATCTTCCGGGCGAGTATTTAGACGATTTTATGTCGCGTCGGTATGTGAATAGCGCCATTAACAGCAACAGCATCGATTTAGTGTCACAAGGTGTTGTCGAACGGTTAATTATTCCGCTCGACGACAATTCCGCGTACGGTTTCACGGCTCAAGAGCAGCGGCAGTTAGTTTTTAAAGTCGCAGAGATGAACCTCATGGATCGCGTAGCGATTTACCCGGGAGCTGACGAAATTGGGTGTACCTTGTTTGCCCGCGTGTTTTGTGAAACGATGCGCTATACACCGGAAATATTTGTTCGTTATTCTTCGACACTTGCACCGTTCATTATCCCGAAACTCGAAGATCGGACACTAAACGAGAGTATTAAACATCAGTTGACAGCTGCTGGGGCAGTGATGGCAGATCATTCTCGGGATGCACATGCGATACTAATGGTTCATGCGCCAGCAGTAGGAGAAGCGAATGTCGCCGACGGGCAACCGTTTGCCGAGCGGCACGCGTCTTATTACTCTGAAGTGAACATCCCTGAGTTTGTACACGCCATCGAGAATTATTTGGGGAAAGGTAAACTTGTGGCGCTTGCAGACGTCGCTACCATTAACGGCAGCGACTCCACGCTAATGGACATACTGAGTAAGTTAGGCCTATTAGCTGACATCGCGGCTTACGCTGGATGGAACACGATGGGTAATACGCTCGGTACAGTCATTGCGCACACGGTGATTGAGTCGTACTATCATACGGCGAACCGTTCAAACGGCTGTTCAGTCGATCGTGTAACCGTTCGCTCCTCGACTAGAAGCAACGATAGTGATCGCCTGAAGCAGAGTCGCGTCTTTTACTATTCACGCTTAGTTGAAGATTGGGGGTATCAAGCAGTCGTCCGAGGAGACGTATGCGAGAACGACTTGCCTTCACTCGGAGTTACCGTTAGGGACTTGTCCTCTAGACAGAATCAAATAGAAAAAATCGTTGCTGGTAAGCTCGAGACTTTTGTCCACAAAAAATTACAACAAGGGTGTCGGGACACCATTACGTTAAGTGACGTTCACTTGCCGTGGCGGCGCATGTTCGAGGTCGGATTTACTCTTGAACTTCAAAAAAATGATAGTCATTTGGCAGACCACTACTTGTAG
- a CDS encoding ABC transporter substrate-binding protein — translation MKWKSVVAALLSVCLVFVLAVGCSQSSNSDGVQGKKGEGSKKSGEKVTLDFWYGWGGHEGEALEELIKEFNESQDKIVVKGLSQGDYQKQLTAITGGNPPDIATQFGSSVAPWGVKGAMTPLDDLIAKTDTKLDDFVPAALETGKYDGVTYAVPYTMHVNMLFYNKDILKEAGYDEPPETLQELQEYAKKLSVLRKDGSLERLGLWPGVDWLTIMHAYGAEFWDTGNNRVTPGHEGVKKGVAFAKEIWDEYGTANLDRFTASLGKSMSEQNPFFSGRYAMAIGGEWTPTFIEKYAPDLNYGIAPIPYDKDRPDLKNTGNVTTSVLYIPKGVKHPEESWQFLSWLTDKEQMVKFTAAIGNLPTRMSALDDKGYDKVPGFKEFLEYSKGDNMRSFPSLPFTEQYISEIAKQYDAILRGKVSFDEAVKKIEDKMQPLADKHYKK, via the coding sequence ATGAAATGGAAATCAGTTGTGGCGGCGTTACTCTCGGTCTGTTTAGTTTTCGTCTTAGCCGTAGGTTGTTCACAGTCTAGTAATTCTGATGGCGTTCAAGGGAAAAAGGGCGAGGGTAGCAAAAAAAGCGGTGAAAAAGTAACGCTTGATTTTTGGTATGGTTGGGGAGGTCACGAGGGAGAGGCACTTGAAGAACTTATCAAAGAGTTTAACGAGAGCCAAGATAAAATTGTTGTCAAAGGACTAAGTCAAGGAGACTATCAAAAACAGTTAACTGCTATTACTGGAGGAAACCCGCCGGACATTGCTACACAGTTTGGTTCTTCTGTTGCGCCTTGGGGAGTCAAGGGCGCCATGACACCTCTGGACGATTTGATCGCTAAAACTGATACTAAATTGGACGACTTTGTGCCAGCGGCGTTAGAAACTGGGAAATACGACGGTGTAACGTATGCGGTTCCGTATACGATGCACGTTAATATGTTATTTTACAATAAAGATATTTTGAAGGAAGCGGGATATGACGAACCTCCGGAAACGTTGCAAGAGCTTCAAGAATACGCAAAGAAGCTAAGCGTTCTCAGAAAAGACGGTTCGTTAGAGCGCCTAGGATTGTGGCCAGGAGTCGATTGGTTGACGATTATGCATGCATACGGTGCAGAATTTTGGGATACAGGTAATAACCGAGTGACCCCAGGACATGAAGGTGTTAAAAAAGGGGTCGCATTCGCTAAAGAAATATGGGATGAGTACGGAACTGCAAACTTAGATAGATTCACTGCCAGTCTCGGAAAATCAATGTCGGAGCAAAACCCGTTTTTTAGCGGTAGATATGCGATGGCAATCGGTGGGGAATGGACGCCAACCTTTATTGAAAAATATGCGCCTGATTTAAATTACGGAATTGCGCCGATTCCGTATGACAAAGATCGACCGGATTTGAAAAACACAGGTAATGTGACAACGAGTGTGTTATATATCCCTAAAGGTGTGAAACATCCGGAGGAATCGTGGCAGTTTTTATCTTGGCTTACGGATAAAGAGCAGATGGTGAAGTTTACAGCTGCGATTGGTAACCTACCGACGAGGATGAGTGCGCTGGACGATAAGGGATATGACAAAGTACCGGGTTTTAAAGAGTTTCTCGAGTATTCGAAGGGAGACAATATGAGATCTTTCCCTTCATTGCCGTTTACGGAACAGTATATTTCTGAGATTGCAAAACAGTACGACGCTATCTTGCGTGGCAAAGTGTCATTCGATGAAGCGGTGAAAAAGATTGAAGATAAGATGCAACCTCTCGCCGACAAACATTATAAAAAATAG
- a CDS encoding carbohydrate ABC transporter permease produces the protein MSVSKKRRNFLLGLAFASPWLIGFLAFTVYPFVSSFYYSLTEYDLFSPPQWVGFANYVEIFQDSNFYKSLTNTFFMAFIAVPINITLCLLIALTLNLKVKGIRYYRTLFYLPAVIPAVAMAMLWSWILNPEYGILNTMLGAIGLPEPAWLTDPLFTKPSLIIMGFWGTGAGALIFLAALQGIPRQYYEAAELDGANWWHRFRYITLPALSPITLFQLIMGLIGAFQIFTESFILMEGASGGPDQSMLFYAVNLYQEAFGFLNMGYAAALAWILFIIVMLITIVIFRTSLRWVYYGGE, from the coding sequence ATGTCCGTATCTAAAAAGCGGCGAAATTTTTTGTTAGGACTTGCTTTTGCCTCACCGTGGCTCATTGGTTTTCTAGCGTTTACTGTTTACCCTTTTGTTAGCTCATTTTATTACAGTTTGACGGAATATGACTTATTTTCACCTCCACAATGGGTAGGTTTTGCTAACTACGTAGAAATATTTCAAGATAGTAATTTTTATAAGTCGTTAACAAACACTTTTTTTATGGCATTCATTGCAGTCCCCATTAATATTACGCTTTGCTTGCTTATTGCGTTGACATTGAACCTAAAAGTGAAGGGGATCCGCTATTACCGCACCTTGTTTTATCTTCCAGCAGTTATTCCTGCCGTAGCGATGGCCATGCTGTGGAGTTGGATTTTGAATCCAGAGTACGGAATTTTAAATACAATGCTTGGTGCGATTGGCTTGCCGGAGCCCGCATGGTTAACTGACCCGTTGTTTACAAAACCGTCGTTAATTATTATGGGTTTTTGGGGGACAGGTGCAGGAGCGTTGATTTTTTTAGCTGCTTTACAAGGCATTCCGCGACAATATTATGAAGCCGCTGAACTTGACGGAGCGAACTGGTGGCATCGTTTTCGCTATATTACGTTACCAGCTTTATCGCCCATTACGCTGTTTCAATTAATTATGGGATTAATCGGCGCCTTTCAGATTTTTACAGAGTCCTTCATTTTAATGGAAGGTGCGAGTGGGGGACCTGATCAATCGATGTTGTTTTATGCTGTTAACTTATATCAAGAAGCTTTTGGTTTCTTAAATATGGGGTATGCTGCTGCGTTAGCGTGGATTTTGTTTATTATTGTCATGTTAATTACGATTGTCATTTTCAGAACGTCCTTACGTTGGGTATACTATGGAGGTGAGTGA
- a CDS encoding carbohydrate ABC transporter permease yields MRTKKRKRSLGYKLRKTILPHLLLITLGLLFLFPFVWLLLTSLKTSQEIFQVPIKFFPEKPQWGNFVDAIKAMPFTLYVANTLLLCLINVFGQVISSPLVAYSISKIEWRWRNVIFAIIVATMILPPQVTMIPLYIVFSKLGWVNTYLPLTIGAFFGAPFYIFLLRQFFMGIPNELAEAARLDGASEFRIYWQIMLPQVKPVLATVALFTFVGVWGDFMGPLIYLNDADKWTIMVGLQNFFAEHGAQWELLMAAAAIFTLPSVIIFFFTQKYFLQAGSALTGFK; encoded by the coding sequence ATACGCACGAAAAAGCGGAAGCGAAGTTTAGGATACAAGTTGCGGAAAACCATCTTGCCGCATCTGCTATTGATTACACTCGGGCTCCTATTTTTATTTCCGTTTGTGTGGCTCCTGTTAACTTCGTTAAAAACGTCACAGGAGATTTTTCAGGTGCCGATCAAGTTTTTTCCTGAAAAACCACAGTGGGGCAACTTTGTCGATGCGATCAAGGCGATGCCGTTTACACTGTACGTCGCTAATACGCTACTCCTCTGTCTGATTAATGTGTTTGGCCAGGTGATCTCATCACCACTAGTGGCGTACTCTATTTCCAAAATCGAATGGAGGTGGCGCAATGTCATCTTCGCGATCATTGTTGCTACGATGATTCTCCCGCCTCAAGTAACGATGATCCCTTTGTACATCGTGTTTAGTAAACTGGGATGGGTGAATACGTATTTGCCGTTGACGATCGGCGCATTTTTCGGGGCACCGTTCTACATCTTTTTGTTGCGGCAATTTTTTATGGGGATTCCGAACGAATTAGCGGAAGCGGCGCGACTGGATGGTGCATCTGAATTCCGGATCTACTGGCAAATCATGTTGCCGCAAGTTAAACCTGTATTAGCGACAGTTGCTCTGTTTACCTTCGTCGGTGTGTGGGGCGACTTCATGGGACCGCTCATATATTTAAACGATGCTGATAAATGGACCATTATGGTTGGATTGCAGAACTTTTTCGCTGAGCACGGTGCGCAATGGGAGTTGTTAATGGCTGCAGCGGCAATCTTTACGCTACCGTCGGTTATCATTTTCTTCTTCACGCAAAAATACTTTTTGCAAGCTGGATCCGCTCTAACAGGATTCAAATAA
- a CDS encoding MurR/RpiR family transcriptional regulator, with amino-acid sequence MVCLNKGNDVQDTLLAIRSHLNALTKTETVVAEYVLSHASEVIYLSVTELAEQADVGETTVLRFCRKLGFRGFQDFKLSLAQDLVQPPTTFTKEEVSPEDDAQTLGHKVVASHCSILEETRKLLQPAKLEQAIGLLVNAEMIQFYGVGSSGLTAMQASHSLTRIGKKCDAKLDAHFQAMTASLLSEKDVAVGFSVSGSTKDTIDNLQIAKESGAKIICITHNARSPITKLADVDLLMAARESPLQGSSMAAKISQLTVVDILCLGVELQLDDAARSSRKRTAQAVSEKLY; translated from the coding sequence GTGGTCTGTTTGAATAAAGGAAATGATGTACAAGACACGCTGCTCGCCATCCGCAGCCATCTAAACGCCTTAACGAAAACTGAAACAGTCGTGGCGGAGTACGTTTTGTCCCATGCGTCAGAGGTTATTTATTTGTCGGTAACAGAGCTGGCCGAACAAGCAGACGTCGGTGAGACGACCGTTCTTCGTTTTTGTCGCAAACTTGGCTTTCGCGGCTTTCAAGACTTTAAGCTATCGCTTGCGCAAGATCTCGTGCAACCGCCGACGACGTTTACGAAAGAGGAAGTGTCGCCGGAAGATGACGCTCAGACGTTAGGACATAAAGTTGTCGCATCCCACTGCAGCATTTTAGAAGAGACGCGTAAATTGTTACAGCCAGCTAAATTAGAGCAAGCAATCGGGTTACTCGTAAACGCGGAAATGATCCAGTTTTACGGTGTAGGTTCGTCCGGGTTAACGGCGATGCAGGCCTCTCATTCGCTTACGCGAATCGGAAAAAAGTGCGACGCCAAACTGGATGCACACTTTCAGGCGATGACTGCCTCGCTACTGTCGGAGAAAGACGTCGCAGTTGGCTTCTCAGTGTCTGGCAGTACGAAGGATACGATTGATAACTTACAAATCGCGAAGGAGTCCGGCGCGAAAATTATTTGTATCACTCACAACGCCCGTTCGCCAATTACGAAGTTGGCGGATGTCGACTTATTGATGGCGGCACGAGAAAGTCCGCTGCAGGGAAGTTCAATGGCTGCTAAAATTTCACAACTGACAGTCGTGGACATTTTATGCTTAGGCGTCGAGTTACAGTTGGACGATGCAGCACGCTCGTCGCGGAAGCGGACCGCACAAGCCGTATCTGAAAAACTGTATTGA
- a CDS encoding Gfo/Idh/MocA family protein — protein MIKAALIGAGSRGAKRLASYALRKPHDIQFVAVAEPNETRRREFAEQHRIPEEGQFTSWEEMLALPRLCEAILICTNDDLHFQPTMRALDIGYHILLEKPMANDPLETLLMAEKAKEKERLLLIAHVLRYSPFFIALKELLEDEVIGNIVTIQWNENVVYWHQAHSYVRGNWGNRARSSPMILAKCCHDTDILQWLVGDECEAVSSFGGLAYFHSGNAPEGAAERCIDGCAVEATCQFSALKWYYNEIDDWPQNVVSDEPTLEARWQALAEGPYGRCVFYCDNDVVDHQVMNLRFKNGVTVAFTMAGFSTDESDTRTFKVMGTKGEIRGHMEKNIIEVRDFTGKISRIHPEQIDGDHGGGDYNLMKDFVNIMQSGNFTEAKSSGEESARSHMIAFAAEHSRLTGEVVSLNAYMKAVREGIYS, from the coding sequence ATGATTAAAGCTGCATTAATCGGTGCTGGATCGCGGGGGGCTAAACGTTTAGCATCGTACGCGTTGCGTAAGCCGCACGACATCCAGTTTGTAGCTGTAGCAGAGCCGAATGAGACGCGGCGGCGAGAATTTGCCGAACAGCACCGCATTCCAGAAGAGGGGCAGTTTACTTCTTGGGAAGAGATGTTGGCGCTACCTCGTTTATGTGAGGCAATCTTAATTTGTACGAATGACGACTTACATTTTCAGCCGACGATGCGCGCTTTGGACATCGGTTATCATATTTTGTTAGAAAAACCAATGGCTAACGATCCATTGGAGACGTTGTTGATGGCGGAAAAAGCAAAAGAAAAAGAACGTCTCTTATTAATTGCGCACGTCCTACGCTACTCACCGTTCTTTATCGCATTAAAGGAATTATTGGAAGATGAAGTGATCGGGAACATCGTGACGATTCAGTGGAACGAAAATGTCGTCTACTGGCACCAGGCGCACAGTTACGTACGCGGTAACTGGGGGAACCGTGCGCGTTCTAGTCCGATGATCCTCGCTAAATGTTGTCACGATACAGACATTTTGCAGTGGCTCGTCGGCGATGAATGTGAGGCGGTCTCATCTTTTGGTGGGCTCGCTTACTTCCATAGCGGCAATGCGCCGGAAGGAGCGGCAGAGAGGTGTATCGACGGCTGTGCCGTCGAGGCAACTTGTCAGTTCTCAGCGCTAAAATGGTATTACAACGAGATTGACGATTGGCCGCAAAACGTCGTCAGCGACGAGCCGACACTGGAAGCAAGGTGGCAAGCGCTTGCGGAAGGCCCTTACGGTCGTTGCGTCTTTTATTGTGACAACGACGTCGTCGACCACCAAGTGATGAATTTACGTTTTAAAAACGGGGTCACAGTCGCCTTTACGATGGCCGGTTTCTCTACCGACGAGTCTGATACGCGTACGTTCAAAGTTATGGGTACAAAAGGAGAAATTCGCGGTCACATGGAGAAGAACATTATCGAGGTCCGTGACTTCACCGGCAAAATCTCACGTATTCATCCCGAGCAGATTGACGGCGATCACGGCGGGGGCGATTACAACTTAATGAAAGATTTTGTGAATATCATGCAAAGCGGAAACTTTACTGAGGCGAAGAGTTCGGGTGAAGAGTCGGCGCGTAGCCACATGATTGCTTTTGCCGCGGAACATTCCCGTTTGACGGGTGAAGTCGTGTCGTTAAACGCGTATATGAAAGCAGTGCGCGAAGGGATTTACTCGTAA
- a CDS encoding DUF4855 domain-containing protein has translation MFMKSQLKTASIVCLALLLSVSLFAQSAFAAYLPKDDPKSNHASNIALIYTGYYDPNNYDGVKVGDYDKDKFLPYVGYLNEEGKAEDYFFDTFLMLATQSPYKGSLHRWYDWVKDSKPGTLKDWQWAMDRMFIKNQQLDALNQAVKEVSKTLGDRNKTVNVYLTLPFPDPQSKDFGDFKGDGISANLESLETRNELVKWYIDTMTAKFYKQGYKYLKLAGFYWLQEDLDPAVPGEKENVKYAADYLNSKGMRLGWIPWSGAGEKANGNKYGFDFSLIQPNHFFQENTTIKRIEEIAKLAKENSQGVEIEFDLRAIEEPHYRQALYNYLIGGVKYGYMKDSILAYYQDVYAIYELYHHKSPVGRQFYTDIYKFAKGEFEPPTGSVDLRAIDFDGTPLAGATVSDESGVLGTTDENGRFRKDGLLSIEHNFTVSKDSFGSKSISLSIPMNETIYKDVALGTGKGETIVDTYTVGDFQGEFNVGGNTVVPRSFSTEKVHSGSQSLKVDFPSGWGPVRAFIDSSSDRLADSDREFVNYTNTDWSSYDTVAMTVYNDTDQEQKLVLEFMYDAYDWGSSKSKTVKLQPQQWNEVEIPLAELSAEGANLKNMIRMSLTMNEFNTSRATLYFDNITLRQYEKMKLAPDYAISLPSKVPTMDVGSEWTPTVVNRAVKNEQGQPTVASDVQFESTDPEVINVTDDGKLVARKAGKASIRAIVAGIEAESVTLEVSPWQFNKLKGGNSILELGKETTLTVQSFFENGYLIPAKDATYEWSIKKGKAIELVGEDNEQHRQVIKGVKNGKATVQVTISYNGKQKTFIKVIKVKKKP, from the coding sequence ATGTTTATGAAATCTCAATTAAAGACCGCATCAATTGTATGTCTTGCTCTGTTGTTAAGTGTCTCTCTCTTTGCCCAGTCAGCTTTTGCAGCTTACCTTCCGAAAGACGATCCTAAATCAAACCACGCTTCCAATATCGCCCTTATTTATACGGGGTACTACGACCCTAACAACTATGACGGCGTAAAGGTAGGGGACTACGACAAGGATAAATTTCTGCCTTACGTTGGCTATTTAAATGAAGAAGGCAAGGCAGAAGACTACTTTTTTGATACGTTTTTAATGTTAGCTACGCAATCTCCTTATAAAGGAAGTTTGCACAGATGGTATGATTGGGTGAAAGATTCAAAACCGGGTACTTTAAAAGATTGGCAATGGGCTATGGATCGCATGTTCATCAAAAACCAACAGCTCGATGCACTCAATCAAGCGGTTAAAGAAGTGAGTAAGACGCTTGGCGATCGGAACAAGACCGTAAATGTGTATTTAACACTCCCTTTTCCCGACCCGCAAAGTAAAGACTTCGGCGACTTTAAAGGCGATGGGATCAGTGCTAATTTAGAGAGCTTAGAAACGCGAAATGAACTGGTCAAGTGGTATATTGATACGATGACCGCCAAATTTTACAAACAGGGATATAAGTATTTGAAACTTGCTGGTTTTTATTGGCTCCAGGAAGATTTAGACCCTGCTGTTCCCGGGGAAAAGGAAAATGTAAAATACGCAGCGGATTACTTAAACAGTAAAGGCATGCGGTTAGGCTGGATCCCTTGGTCTGGTGCGGGTGAAAAGGCAAATGGAAATAAATACGGATTTGATTTTTCACTCATTCAACCTAATCATTTCTTCCAGGAAAACACAACAATCAAGCGGATTGAAGAAATAGCAAAATTAGCTAAAGAAAACAGTCAAGGCGTTGAAATAGAATTTGACCTTCGAGCCATTGAAGAGCCGCACTATCGTCAAGCGTTATATAACTATTTAATTGGCGGTGTGAAATACGGCTATATGAAAGATTCCATCCTTGCTTATTACCAGGATGTATATGCGATTTATGAGCTATACCACCATAAAAGTCCAGTCGGCCGTCAGTTTTACACCGACATTTACAAGTTTGCCAAAGGGGAGTTTGAACCTCCGACAGGAAGTGTTGACTTACGTGCAATCGATTTTGATGGCACACCACTCGCAGGTGCAACAGTTAGCGATGAAAGTGGTGTGTTGGGAACTACTGATGAGAACGGCAGGTTTAGGAAAGATGGCCTTTTATCGATTGAACACAATTTTACAGTTAGCAAAGATAGCTTCGGTAGCAAATCCATTTCACTAAGCATCCCGATGAATGAAACAATTTATAAAGACGTCGCCTTGGGCACGGGTAAAGGCGAAACAATTGTCGACACATATACCGTTGGCGATTTTCAAGGTGAGTTTAACGTCGGTGGCAACACTGTTGTTCCAAGATCATTTAGTACGGAGAAGGTACACTCCGGAAGCCAGTCCTTAAAAGTAGATTTTCCAAGCGGGTGGGGACCTGTTCGCGCGTTTATCGACTCTTCTTCTGATAGATTAGCAGATTCCGATCGCGAATTTGTCAATTACACAAACACCGATTGGAGCAGTTACGACACGGTAGCAATGACTGTTTACAACGACACCGATCAAGAACAAAAACTAGTGCTGGAGTTTATGTACGATGCGTACGATTGGGGATCGTCTAAGTCAAAAACAGTAAAACTACAACCTCAACAATGGAATGAAGTAGAGATCCCCCTCGCTGAATTGTCCGCAGAAGGTGCAAATCTGAAAAATATGATACGCATGTCGCTTACAATGAATGAATTTAACACGAGTCGGGCAACCCTTTATTTTGATAATATCACGTTACGTCAATACGAAAAGATGAAGCTCGCTCCCGACTACGCCATCTCCCTTCCTTCAAAGGTACCAACGATGGACGTGGGCAGCGAGTGGACACCGACTGTCGTTAATAGGGCGGTTAAAAACGAACAAGGTCAACCAACCGTCGCTTCCGATGTCCAATTTGAAAGCACCGACCCAGAAGTGATTAACGTAACGGACGATGGCAAGCTTGTTGCCCGTAAAGCGGGAAAAGCATCGATCCGAGCCATAGTTGCTGGAATAGAAGCGGAGTCCGTCACACTTGAAGTATCCCCTTGGCAGTTTAATAAACTAAAGGGTGGTAATTCCATTCTTGAATTGGGCAAAGAAACAACGTTGACTGTACAGAGCTTTTTTGAAAATGGATACCTCATTCCAGCGAAAGATGCAACATACGAATGGTCGATTAAAAAGGGAAAAGCGATAGAGCTAGTCGGTGAGGACAACGAACAGCACCGACAAGTGATTAAAGGTGTCAAAAACGGGAAAGCAACCGTACAAGTAACGATCTCTTATAACGGAAAACAAAAAACATTCATTAAAGTAATCAAGGTAAAAAAGAAACCATAA